One part of the Vitis riparia cultivar Riparia Gloire de Montpellier isolate 1030 chromosome 6, EGFV_Vit.rip_1.0, whole genome shotgun sequence genome encodes these proteins:
- the LOC117915921 gene encoding uncharacterized protein LOC117915921, with amino-acid sequence MGKSGKKQRQQQKPPRGSYFPQEEDDEGHHHHYHYGDETLQSSSRGINIEDDKEVEDADEVQEEDGADPNPLTDDMPSKFLLYQQSVQSPKGDISYLQKFFLMYVGGRVPLHLQEDFCGTALLSTEWLRSDSRRTAVGLDLDVEALDWCMENNVNKIGADGYSRISLFHGNVLQPLESKLVKSQLSDIIRNFTLEDSTADSGTVPLDSNIKACPNASTDGEIVKRNFRLPARDIVCAFNYSCCCLHKRGELVLYFKHVLDVLSKKGGIFVMDLYGGTSSECKLRLQRRFPNFTYYWEQAEFDIIQRKTRISLHFHLKKQQRKLRHAFSYSWRLWSLPEIKDCLEEAGFHSVHFWIRQMPDTEENRSTEGFGIGRDVKYEEVASFQQQDAWNAYIVGVVK; translated from the exons atgggaaagagcGGGAAGAAGCAGAGGCAGCAACAGAAGCCTCCAAGAGGTTCCTACTTTCCTCAAGAAGAAGACGATGAAGGCCATCATCATCACTATCACTATGGTGATGAAACTCTCCAATCGTCTTCTAGAGGTATCAACATTGAAGACGACAAAGAAGTTGAAGATGCAGATGAAGTGCAAGAAGAAGATGGTGCTGATCCAAACCCATTAACAGATGATATGCCGTCCAAGTTCCTACTCTATCAGCAATCTGTTCAG TCGCCCAAAGGAGACATCAGCTATCTGCAGAAGTTCTTTCTGATGTATGTGGGTGGGAGAGTGCCTCTCCATCTCCAGGAGGATTTTTGCGGCACCGCTCTTCTTAG TACAGAATGGCTCCGGAGTGACTCACGACGAACAGCTGTAGGATTGGATTTGGATGTTGAGGCACTTGATTGGTGCATGGAAAACAATGTGAATAAAATTGGGGCTGATGGATACTCCCGAATATCCTTGTTTCATGGGAATGTTCTGCAACCTCTTGAGTCTAAGCTAGTAAAATCCCAGCTTTCAGACATTATTAGAAACTTTACATTGGAAGATAGCACTGCTGATTCAGGGACTGTTCCATTGGACTCTAACATAAAAGCATGCCCTAATGCTTCTACTGATGGTGAGATCGTAAAAAGAAACTTCAGACTGCCTGCAAGAGACATAGTGTGTGCTTTTAACTACAGCTGCTGTTGTCTCCATAAACGTGGAGAGCTGGTCTTGTATTTCAAGCATGTCCTTGATGTCTTATCCAAAAAGGGTGGCATATTTGTGATGGATTTGTATGGAGGTACATCATCAGAGTGCAAGCTGAGGCTTCAGAGGAGATTTCCCAATTTTACG TATTACTGGGAGCAAGCTGAATTTGACATCATTCAACGCAAGACAAGAATTAGCCTCCATTTTCATCTCAAGAAACAGCAGAGAAAACTTCGCCATGCATTTTCATACAGCTGGAGGCT GTGGTCTTTGCCCGAGATTAAAGACTGCTTAGAAGAGGCTGGATTTCATTCCGTCCATTTTTGGATTCGACAAATGCCTGATACTGAAGAAAACAGAAGCACGGAGGGATTTGGCATTGGGCGAGATGTGAAATATGAAGAGGTTGCAAGTTTTCAGCAACAAGATGCATGGAATGCATATATTGTGGGTGTTGTAAAATGA